One Pyrus communis chromosome 13, drPyrComm1.1, whole genome shotgun sequence genomic window carries:
- the LOC137712636 gene encoding DDT domain-containing protein DDR4-like, giving the protein MSLESSLPPIPAVRSSPEPLQQEQPPQNEKATSAPAPTPPLSRSNRPSRACTIRAAARIQQQFQQQQNQPAEKRRAVNKKEQQQLQQRDDESSSPQCSSASKIVTPLVGPPPPSQLPRWTLRSMWELASLLNFLHAFRPLLNISAEFSVEELETALITPNDTLSDIHIPLLKAIPPITRMALTRDTWITVLCRKLRDWWHWVAEGDLPIVASHGAEIEAYKTLEPGVRVVILKALCDIRVEQEDIRNYIDNSLKHGVQLSAFRKERVGGDSQGISYWYEDDPIIGYRLYREIRKVDMKKVKGKGSHVLPSASYQWETVATNFDEFQDVSEKLFSSKNRTEASLGKKLKGDMLAEIEKVHKRKERQMKKQHRQALLLDNFLTVDGLGPGRSLRDRKPVTYTFDDYDRSINEAIKVTKKKQPSPDPLQKRELVGRPEASSNGKWSATTNSYEHVGFSAASPKSPDYDDDDDDGEEDNKSEQLDRSNRRRQRPQRYSAKDFVEAVSDNDADFDSDDDIVGEAVYDEEYLKKRKERRKFSSSSEGDEEYHFEEENAEEEEEEEMEDSASASEDSDEPQKFKKLPGRTRREAKLRSVDELQSGLRRSKRATRNRIDYRQYEFSESEPEPMKPEKSNASDGHYDASENGDYSMESHDSDGNIEDQEMKVGQAVENYPETTVEKEQNQPPEKPNSPGEDEVEGVQKRRFLDLNELAPGSGFDDGPNSIMKDDADDL; this is encoded by the exons ATGTCTCTGGAATCTTCCCTTCCTCCGATCCCAGCCGTCCGATCCTCACCGGAGCCCCTACAGCAAGAACAGCCCCCTCAGAACGAAAAAGCGACATCAGCCCCGGCCCCCACGCCTCCCCTGTCCAGGAGCAACCGCCCCTCCCGCGCCTGCACCATACGCGCCGCCGCTCGGATACAGCAGCAGTTCCAGCAGCAGCAGAACCAACCCGCCGAGAAACGGCGAGCCGTCAACAAAAAGGAACAGCAGCAGCTGCAGCAGAGAGACGACGAGTCGTCGTCGCCGCAATGCAGCAGCGCCAGCAAGATTGTGACGCCGCTGGTGGGACCTCCCCCGCCCTCGCAATTGCCGCGCTGGACCCTCCGCTCCATGTGGGAATTGGCTTCCCTACTCAATTTCTTGCAC GCTTTTCGGCCGCTGCTGAATATTTCGGCTGAGTTCTCGGTGGAGGAGTTGGAGACGGCTTTGATCACACCAAACGATACTTTGAGTGACATTCACATTCCATTGTTGAAG GCAATTCCTCCAATTACGCGAATGGCACTTACACGTGATACTTGGATCACTGTTTTATGCAGAAAGTTGAGAGACTGGTGGCATTGG GTTGCAGAGGGGGATCTACCCATTGTTGCTTCACATGG GGCGGAGATTGAGGCATATAAAACACTTGAGCCTGGGGTTCGTGTGGTCATCTTGAAAGCACTTTGTGATATCCGCGTTGAG CAAGAAGATATTCGGAACTATATTGACAACTCACTGAAGCATGGAGTTCAACTTTCAGCATTTCGCAAAGAACGTGTTGGAGGTGATTCACAAGGAATATCTTACTG GTATGAAGATGATCCAATAATTGGTTATCGGTTATATCGGGAGATCAGGAAGGTTGATATGAAGAAAGTAAAAGGAAAAGGTTCCCATGTCCTTCCTAGTGCGTCATATCAGTGGGAAACAGTAGCAACCAATTTCGATGAATTCCAAGATGTTTCT GAGAAACTTTTCTCGAGTAAGAATAGAACGGAGGCTTCTCTAGGGAAGAAGTTGAAAGGAGACATGCTTGCAGAGATTGAGAAGGTTCACAAG AGGAAAGAGAGGCAGATGAAGAAGCAACACAGACAAGCTCTCCTCCTTGATAATTTTTTGACTGTGGATGGGCTTGGTCCAGGGCGCTCTCTTCGTGACAGAAAACCTGTAACCTACACTTTTG ATGATTATGACCGGTCCATCAATGAGGCAATCAAAGTAACTAA AAAGAAGCAGCCATCTCCGGATCCTTTACAGAAACGAGAGCTAGTTGGGAGACCTGAAGCTTCTAGTAATGGTAAATGGAGTGCTACTACAAATTCCTATGAACATGTAGGATTTAGTGCTGCATCGCCTAAATCACCTgattatgatgatgatgatgatgatggcgAAGAAGATAACAAGTCTGAACAATTGGATCGAAG CAATCGGCGAAGACAGAGGCCCCAACGGTATTCTGCGAAAGACTTTGTTGAAGCAGTTTCAGATAATGATGCAGACTTTGACAGTGATGATGACATAGTTGGTGAGGCTGTATACGATGAGGAATACTTGAAGAAACgtaaagagagaagaaagtttTCTAGTAGCTCTGAAGGAGATGAGGAGTAtcattttgaggaagaaaatgctgaagaagaggaagaagaggaaatgGAAGATTCCGCAAGTGCCAGTGAGGATAGTGATGAACCCCAAAAATTTAAGAAGTTGCCAGGCCGTACTAGGAGGGAAGCTAAATTGAGGTCTGTTGATGAGCTCCAGTCAGGTTTGAGACGCAGTAAGAGGGCCACCAGAAATCGTATTGATTATCGACAATATGAGTTCTCAGAGTCGGAACCGGAGCCTATGAAACCTGAGAAATCAAATGCATCGGATGGACATTATGATGCCAGTGAAAACGGGGATTATTCAATGGAAAGTCATGATTCAGATGGTAATATTGAGGACCAAGAAATGAAAGTTGGTCAGGCAGTTGAAAATTACCCTGAGACAACAGTTGAGAAAGAGCAAAACCAGCCACCTGAAAAACCAAATAGCCCAGGGGAAGATGAAGTCGAAGGTGTGCAGAAAAGACGTTTCCTCGACCTAAATGAGCTAGCCCCTGGTTCAGGTTTTGACGACGGTCCAAACTCAATAATGAAAGATGATGCGGATGATTTGTGA
- the LOC137711927 gene encoding serine/threonine protein phosphatase 2A 55 kDa regulatory subunit B alpha isoform-like, with product MLSTNDKTIKLWKVKESKGKKVKEMNPYPLACSDNLLLAERSFIGREDKPPFPNGCRQEWIEKMAKNMSSSEDMHTKVADIEDIAHTRCRKVYAHAHDFNINSISNNR from the exons ATGCTTTCAACAAATGACAAGACGATAAAACTGTGGAAG GTTAAGGAATCGAAGGGGAAGAAAGTAAAAGAAATGAACCCTTATCCGCTGGCATGTTCGGATAATCTGCTTCTGGCGGAAAGGAGTTTCATCGGCAGAGAAGATAAACCACCTTTTCCTAATGGCTGTCGTCAGGAATGGATAGAGAAGATGGCTAAAAACATGTCATCTTCTGAAGACATGCATACGAAG GTTGCTGACATTGAAGACATTGCTCATACAAGATGCCGAAAGGTGTATGCCCACGCTCATGATTTTAATATTAACTCCATCTCAAATAATAGGTAA
- the LOC137711996 gene encoding HIPL1 protein-like encodes MGRVLAIGILLCSLLLLFNPSASHPLCIDSRAPSTLSDPLKFCPYNETACCNSTEDSIIQKQFQTMNISNSDCASLLKSVLCARCDPFSGELFTVDSVPRLVPVLCNSTVSSNSSQSKEAVTNFCSNVWDTCQNVSILNSPFAPSLQGGVPAKNNANDLTDLWQSKSDFCSAFGGTSSDESVCFNGEPVTLNDSSTPIPPHGLCLEKIGNGSYLNMVAHPDGSNRAFFSNQQGKIWLATIPEEGSGGVMELGESSPFMDLTDEVHFDTAFGMMGMAFHPNFAQNGRFFASFNCDKVKWPGCTGRCSCNSDVDCDPSKLVSENGAQPCQYQTVIAEYTANGTASQPSLATSAKPSEVRRIFTMGLPFTSQHGGQILFGPEDGYLYFMMGDGGGVGDPYNFSQNKKSLLGKIMRLDVDNVPSAAEIDKLVLWGNYSIPKDNPFAEDPELRPEIWAVGLRNPWRCSFDSERPSYFICADVGENLYEEVDVITKGGNYGWHFYEGPYDFTPPKSLAGNTSTKPTDTIFPIMGYNHSEVNKKEGSASITGGYIYRSETDPCMYGRYVYGDLYAGAIWAGSEDPENSGNFSSSKIPFSCARDSPIACSSVPDSSLPALGYIFSFGEDNRKDIFVLASSGVYRVVRPSRCGYTCSKENATAGGLPKSHACWLSHPSKNAVLMFSSLVLLLLSFV; translated from the exons ATGGGTAGAGTTCTTGCCATTGGCATTCTCCTTTGCAGCTTGCTGCTGCTGTTCAATCCTTCAGCGTCACATCCTTTATGTATTGATTCAA GGGCACCTTCTACTCTGAGTGATCCACTCAAGTTTTGTCCTTACAATGAAACTGCTTGCTGCAACTCCACTGAAGATTCAATAATCcagaagcaattccaaaccATGAACATCTCCAATTCTGACTGTGCTTCCCTTTTGAAATCAGTACTTTGTGCA AGGTGTGATCCATTTTCGGGTGAGCTTTTTACCGTTGATTCTGTGCCTCGCCTTGTTCCGGTTCTTTGCAACTCAACtgtttcatcaaattcatcccaGTCTAAAGAAGCAGTGACCAATTTTTGCTCTAACGTATGGGACACATGCCAAAACGTGTCTATTTTGAACTCCCCCTTTGCCCCTTCATTACAAGGTGGAGTGCCTGCCAAGAACAATGCTAATGATCTAACTGACCTTTGGCAATCAAAATCCGATTTCTGCAGCGCATTTGGTGGAACCTCGAGTGACGAATCAGTATGTTTCAATGGCGAACCGGTCACACTAAATGATTCAAGCACTCCCATCCCCCCACATGGTTTGTGCcttgagaaaattggaaatGGATCTTACCTTAACATGGTTGCTCATCCGGATGGCTCCAACCGCGCATTTTTCTCGAACCAGCAAGGCAAAATTTGGCTGGCAACAATTCCTGAAGAGGGATCAGGAGGAGTAATGGAGCTTGGTGAGTCAAGTCCCTTTATGGATCTAACCGATGAGGTTCATTTCGATACTGCATTTGGAATGATGGGGATGGCGTTTCATCCCAATTTTGCTCAAAATGGCCGGTTTTTTGCTTCGTTCAACTGTGATAAGGTTAAGTGGCCAGGATGCACTGGAAGATGTTCGTGTAATTCAGATGTCGATTGTGATCCATCGAAGCTAGTTTCGGAAAATGGTGCTCAGCCATGCCAGTACCAAACTGTTATCGCAGAATATACTGCTAATGGTACAGCATCCCAGCCTTCCTTG GCAACGAGTGCCAAACCATCGGAAGTAAGGAGGATATTTACCATGGGCCTTCCTTTCACATCTCAGCATGGAGGACAGATACTCTTTGGACCGGAAGATGGGTACTTATACTTCATGATGGGAGATGGAGGCGGTGTAGGAGATCCATACAATTTCTCTCAAAACAAGAAGTCTTTGCTCGGAAAGATTATGAGGCTCGATGTTGATAACGTACCAA GTGCAGCAGAAATTGATAAACTTGTTCTATGGGGAAACTACTCCATTCCCAAAGACAATCCATTCGCTGAAGATCCAGAACTGAGGCCGGAAATTTGGGCTGTAGGACTAAGAAATCCGTGGCGCTGCAGTTTCGATTCAGAAAGGCCTTCCTACTTTATATGCGCAGACGTCGGGGAg AATCTGTATGAAGAGGTGGATGTGATCACCAAGGGTGGAAACTACGGCTGGCATTTCTACGAAGGCCCGTACGATTTCACTCCTCCAAAGTCACTTGCTGGAAACACATCCACAAAACCTACAGACACAATTTTTCCCATCATGGGGTACAACCATTCTGAAGTGAACAAGAAAGAAGGTTCGGCATCTATAACCGGGGGCTATATCTATCGGTCTGAGACTGATCCCTGCATGTATGGAAG gtATGTGTATGGAGATTTGTACGCTGGTGCAATATGGGCAGGTTCCGAAGATCCAGAAAACAGCGGGAACTTCAGCTCGAGCAAAATCCCTTTCAGCTGTGCGCGTGACTCTCCGATAGCTTGCAGCTCTGTCCCGGACAGTAGTCTTCCAGCACTAGGCTACATTTTCTCATTCGGGGAGGACAACCGCAAGGACATCTTCGTTCTAGCCAGCAGTGGCGTTTACAGAGTTGTTCGGCCTAGCCGGTGTGGTTACACATGCTCAAAGGAGAATGCGACCGCCGGTGGTTTGCCTAAATCTCATGCTTGCTGGTTAAGCCACCCATCTAAGAATGCAGTGCTCATGTTTTCTTCTCTAGTGTTGCTTCTCCTCAGTTTTGTCTAG
- the LOC137713136 gene encoding AAA-ATPase At3g28580-like, with product MLPPTMMSQQMWATMGSTLASFMFIWAIIRQYCPYELRHFLERYSHRVTGYFYPYIEISIHEFTGDRLKRSEAYSAVEAYLSSNTSKSAKRLKAEMVKDSGNLILSMDEYERATDDFRGTKVWWVLFKSVSPGGSSMSMAYYPDQEKRFYKLTFHKKYRDIITVDYLNHVVNEGKEIRVRNRQRKLYTNSPGYKWPSYKQTMWSHIVFEHPATFETMALDPEKKKEIIEDLVTFSKSKDFYARIGKAWKRGYLLYGPPGTGKSTMIAAMANLLGYDIYDLELTAVKDNTELRKLLIETTSKSIIVIEDIDCSLDLTGQMKKRGAAEKGFLEEEVKGGGAWKERIKEPKEEVYGGSSKVTLSGLLNFIDGLWSACGGERLVVFTTNYVEKLDPALIRRGRMDKHIALSYCTFDGFRVLAKNYLRIERHETFDEIEKLIGVTKMTPADVAENLMPKSPNDDPEKCLLNFIQALEEVKGEAAKKKYEEIKEIDTSKEEEVAVEEEEGGGNKEVEGKRDLVANIIRAARASG from the coding sequence ATGTTGCCACCAACAATGATGAGCCAGCAGATGTGGGCAACAATGGGCTCAACCCTAGCAAGCTTCATGTTCATCTGGGCAATCATCCGCCAGTACTGTCCGTACGAACTCCGCCACTTCCTGGAGCGATACTCCCACAGAGTCACCGGCTACTTCTACCCCTACATCGAAATTTCCATCCACGAGTTCACCGGCGACCGCCTCAAGCGAAGCGAGGCCTACTCCGCTGTGGAGGCCTACCTCAGCTCCAACACCTCCAAGAGCGCCAAGCGGCTCAAGGCGGAGATGGTGAAGGACAGCGGCAACCTCATCCTCAGCATGGACGAGTACGAGAGAGCGACGGATGATTTCAGGGGGACCAAAGTCTGGTGGGTTTTGTTCAAATCCGTGTCCCCTGGCGGGAGTTCTATGTCCATGGCCTATTATCCCGACCAGGAGAAACGATTTTACAAGTTGACTTTTCACAAAAAGTACCGGGACATAATCACGGTGGACTATTTAAACCATGTCGTTAATGAAGGGAAGGAGATCCGTGTAAGAAATCGGCAGAGGAAGCTGTACACAAATAGTCCGGGGTACAAATGGCCGAGCTACAAGCAGACGATGTGGAGCCACATTGTGTTCGAGCACCCGGCAACGTTTGAGACAATGGCGTTGGAtccggagaagaagaaggagatcATCGAAGATCTGGTGACTTTCAGCAAAAGCAAGGACTTTTATGCAAGGATTGGGAAAGCTTGGAAGAGGGGTTACTTGCTGTACGGTCCTCCGGGGACCGGGAAGTCCACGATGATAGCCGCGATGGCGAATCTGTTGGGGTACGATATTTATGACTTGGAGCTCACCGCGGTGAAGGACAATACGGAGCTGAGGAAGCTTTTGATTGAGACGACGAGTAAGAGTATTATTGTGATCGAGGACATAGACTGTTCGCTTGATTTGACAGGGCAGATGAAGAAGAGGGGGGCGGCGGAGAAGGGTTTTCTGGAGGAGGAGGTGAAAGGTGGAGGAGCCTGGAAGGAGCGGATTAAGGAGCCGAAAGAGGAAGTGTACGGCGGCAGCAGCAAGGTGACGCTTTCGGGGCTGTTGAACTTCATTGATGGGTTATGGTCTGCTTGCGGAGGTGAGAGGCTGGTTGTTTTTACTACTAATTATGTTGAGAAGCTTGATCCGGCATTGATTCGGAGGGGTAGAATGGACAAACACATTGCCCTTTCTTACTGTACTTTtgatgggtttagggttttggccAAGAATTACTTGAGGATTGAGAGGCATGAGACGTTTGATGAGATAGAAAAGCTGATTGGAGTGACGAAAATGACCCCGGCCGACGTTGCTGAGAATCTCATGCCAAAGTCACCAAATGATGATCCGGAGAAATGTCTTTTGAATTTTATCCAAGCTCTTGAGGAAGTGAAGGGGGAAGCTGCAAAGAAAAAGTATGAGGAGATCAAAGAGATTGATAcaagcaaggaggaggaggtggcggtcgaggaggaggagggaggaggaaaCAAAGAGGTTGAAGGTAAGAGAGATCTGGTTGCCAATATAATTAGGGCAGCTAGGGCAAGTGGGTGA